gaagcctaAAAATCGAAAAAGCttgtaattattaaaacatgatcaaaatagttgcttAATTTGAAAGTTAATcacatactgacacacacagtgtgtttgttgATTTCTCCTCTGTCGTCTCCTCAGGCCAACGGGAACTGGCCGGGTCGACACTCGCCGCCACCGGGCGCCTCGCCCCGCAGCGACCACTCGGACAACtcggactgactgactggcccCGCCCACTGGCACAGAGCGAACGACAGCGACGGAAAaagataaaatgacagaaagaatgATATCACACTTCCCACTTGgctgcagttgttgtttttgtactttttttcggttttaaaacattttttaaatttttcttttctttttgtgcgtATGATTCGTCACGTGCacggatggtgtgtgtgttgtgtggtttTATCATCAGGgttatgggtgtgtgtgtttttttttcttttccactatGTTACTGAGGGGAACGGGACAGGAAAAGGTCGGGGATTGCATTATCATTGTTTTTAAGCACActatatctttattattattattatcattaatattattattgctgtttttatgATTAGTGCAACAACTATTTTCGTTTTAACTACTCAGAAAATTGGAGAGAGTGCATCCAGTGAATGAGAGGGCAATAGAGAAAAATCCAAagattctgtgtgtttgtctctgttttctttgtttgtgtgtgtgtgtgttttttctgtttttctaccGGGCTTGTGTGACCCTGTAACATGAATGAAAGTGTGTCTTGAGTCCACGTTAAAGGTTTGAATGAGTGTGTCGACAGTGCTGTCTTTTTTCTGTACAGTGAAACACCTGTATTCTCTCTACCTCTTTTACAATAAAGACTCTCTGTATTCACAGCCACAGCCCGGCTTTATTTTCGATGTTTCTAAAAAAGGAATGGAACATACACCCACGTTTTCTTTGTTCCTGACACACGGAAGCATACAACTGCTTCACTGGAGAAGGAAAAAGTGCTGTTGTCTTGTTGCATTGCTGTGCGATGTTTCAGGGAGGGATGAGTCTGAGTGAAGATGGAGAGACGATCCACAGCTTCAACAGGAACTTTGCCGCTCATCAGTTTGTGAGTATATTCCTCTTACCGCTCGAAGGTAAAATGGACCATCTCGTTATAACCACGTCGATTATTAGTTAAGTAAATTTATCGTCCCAGAGGGAAATTTGTTATCCTGTCATAACTATGAGAAACAACTTATAACTATCTTGTTATAAGGAGAATTTATCTTGTTATGAGTAACTTTCTCATTAAAACCAGTAACTTTCTTGCTATAACCAGTAGCTTTCTTGATATAATAGTCTTTCTTGTTATAACCATTAACGTTCTAATTATAACCAGTAGCTTTCTCATTATAACCAGTAACTTTCTCATTGTAACCAGTATTTTCTTGTTATAACCAGTAGCTTTCTCATTATGACTAGTAACTTTAGCATTATAACCAGTGACTTTCTAATTATAACAAGTACATGGCCTTTGTAATCAACCATTTTAGTtaaaagcagtttgtttttttaaatttgaattctCTTGGGAGCAATTAACATGAAGTTAATTAGTGTTACGTGTTTAAAAATactaacataaaaacaaatttataaCAACTACATATCTGATCTAAACATGTTAagattgtctttgttgtttgagCATTGTTTACGCATGAGAGCTGCAGCCTGTGTCTGTGAATACAAGTTTACGCACTAAATTAAAATAGAAACGTGCTGCTTCCTCATTCTGTGGCTGTTCAGTCGCCCCCAGGAGGATTTAATGCAGTCAAAACTGTTAAATGAATGAGCGTAAAGTGAGAGATCgaacctcctcctccccgaGCCTCCAGTTTGGGAAGTGTGAAATCCAAACAGTCGTCACGCGTGCGTCCTCACTGTCGCTCGTCTTTCCCACGGTTCCCAGCAAAACATCAAAAGGCTTTTCACgagccaaaatgtcaaacaactGTGACCGTGCCAAGCCAGCACGAGACCCACTGGCCCAAAAGGCACGCGTGGGCCATTTAGTAACGCGGGGAGGTGTGAAAGCAAAATGTGGACAAATGCAGAGGCGTCATGTGGAGCGTGACGAGAGCGCACGAGCGCGCACAGTCCTTATTaaggagggaaaagaaaacaccCGCGCAGTTTATatcaaataagaaaataagatacatttaaaaatgtatacatttgaatttaaatctgACTTGTTATAACCGAACTTCTTTGTGAGTTTTGTCACGCATTTTGTTGCAGAAAAGCAGATGGATGGACACTAAAAAATGGTGTCAACTCACGCAGTGTCTCACTTCTCAAAATGGCACGAGCTACAAATGGCACTTCACTTCATGGATTGaagtgaagtggaaaaaaaccaaacatgtaacatttaaaacatttttatttggatAATGTAGAATTTTTAGTTTAACACAAGTTATGGTATAAAAGATAATACAAACATCTGCGTAAAAATCACTAAATTTGGGGTTTTCTGATCAgatctggttaaaaaaaagtttgttcctgtttttgttcCCCACATTGTTTTCATCTAAAATTAagcaaatgtgatttttaattttactcCGTTCTCAGCCAGGTGGCATTTAAAAGCCCTTATTTTCCATTTTACGAACGGATTTTATGCGTTTGTGCGTAATTCAGGCAAGCTTGATATACTTgatgtgtttggtttgtttactGGCGAGACTGAGGCTTCATTTGCATCCATTTACACCATTAGtggttaatttaatttaatttaaaatctacCGGTTAAAAAAGAGAAGGGACTTTGGTGAcggttggatgtgtgtgtgtgggggggacaGATGGGGGCGGGTTGTAAAACGTGGGGTGTCAGAGTGGGAGGGGTCTGAGGGAGGTTAGAGGGAGGGAGATAAAAGAGGCCTCTGAGACAGAAGAACTTTATTACCTGATCAGTTACAGACTGGGAAGGATCCTATCATTTCACCAGATGAAGACACACAGTGGACATTTGGTCACCATGAAGCTCTTTcaggagacagaggacagacaggacagaaAGGTAAGAAGAAAACcacctttttttctcctttttttgtccCCGGAAACAACCATTTTAGTTGTTGAATTCATTTAAATGACTGCTTATTATATCTTATCCTTCGTATGACTGATCTAAATGCTCAAAAGGTATTTAATAGTCTTCTAACATCTTTTTCTGTGTCCTTGTTTGTAGGTCACAAAATCTCAGGTCGAGAAGCGGCGGCGGGAGAGGATGAACTGCAGCCTGGAGCATCTGAGGACAATGTTACTGCAGGAGCCACAACAtctggtaaaaagaaaacatgagatTATTATGCTGTTAATTTCGTCTTTTTGTATTTGGTGGAGTAAAAATTGCATAGATGCAGCCAAAAAACTAAAAGCTGTGGCTTTAATTATCTGTGAATATCTGTGCCCTGGTCTAAGAGACAAAGTCACTAATATGgttcttttactttatttattttttaatatttcaccttagtttaaaaacatttaagaatTTAACACGTATAATGTAGTGTGTGCTACTAAGTTACTAAGTCTCACTTTTCATCTAAGAAGCAATGGTGTTTCTTAGCTTTAGAGGAGAAAGTCTAGTGacctatgacctggatgactgagaacctacACAGACAGATGTTTGAAATGAAGCTGCTGCCATCATCATTAACTCTGATGTTTCCTGTCTTACAGAGTGGAACTCAAGGCAGAGTGGAGAAAGCTGAGATCCTGGAGCACACCGTCCTCTTCCTCCAGAAAACTGTCAAAGGAGACAAGTCCAGAgcaggagaagaaagaggagaaagaggaggtcAGAAGAAGTCGTTCCAGGATGGTTTCTCCTCCTGCCTGCAGAGGGCAGCTCACTTCCTGGGTCCTCAGGGAAAAGGCCTGTGGCTCACAGCCGCTCTGGACACGTACTCTGCCGCTCACGTCGCCCAGCGCTCAGACTCTGACTCTTCGGTGGAGAGCAGCTGCTTCTCCGGCTCTCTCACACGGACAAAGTCCATCCTCCGCAT
The sequence above is a segment of the Solea solea chromosome 13, fSolSol10.1, whole genome shotgun sequence genome. Coding sequences within it:
- the LOC131471496 gene encoding transcription factor HES-7-like, with the protein product MKTHSGHLVTMKLFQETEDRQDRKVTKSQVEKRRRERMNCSLEHLRTMLLQEPQHLSGTQGRVEKAEILEHTVLFLQKTVKGDKSRAGEERGERGGQKKSFQDGFSSCLQRAAHFLGPQGKGLWLTAALDTYSAAHVAQRSDSDSSVESSCFSGSLTRTKSILRMLRQKSKHRVRTQTTSVSASLHPYARRRPVLPASPRVSSPTQTQSRGDVRATTSAGSKQSLTQNGPVTQTLWRPWP